From a region of the Cucumis sativus cultivar 9930 chromosome 6, Cucumber_9930_V3, whole genome shotgun sequence genome:
- the LOC105435846 gene encoding uncharacterized protein LOC105435846 has protein sequence MVMVHNICWRQSLISELPQSFPAISRMEKRMKDHQTPQREQTTNRTSRKPQKIAKCFSATLLSLSEDKIHSISKENSSPISAVSDLNQISDIHSSFLQGVNPEFSACCDTSLFPDLSSSSVVSFDNELLDKVSADFSGSNDINEASAGSVEAEIAVNFIRRALTQVLQSTDVDHQSKKLIDASMRIIADDFLAIPQQRDQIAQLISAKYHVLCVCVFLWIIVLAKAFFVGSGVESSFTGPLPT, from the exons ATGGTAATGGTGCACAATATCTGTTGGCGCCAAAGCTTAATTTCAGAACTTCCCCAAAGTTTTCCCGCGATTTCAAGAATGGAGAAAAGGATGAAAGACCATCAAACTCCACAGAGAGAACAAACCACAAATCGTACATCAAGGAAGCCTCAGAAG ATCGCCAAATGCTTCAGTGCCACATTGTTATCACTTTCCGAAGATAAAATCCACtcaatttctaaagaaaaCTCCTCTCCCATCTCTGCTGTCTCAGACCTCAATCAGATTTCAGATATCCACAGT AGTTTCTTGCAAGGTGTTAATCCGGAATTTTCTGCTTGCTGCGATACCTCGCTTTTCCCCgatctttcttcatcttcagtCGTCAGTTTTGACAATGAACTGCTTGACAAGGTTTCAGCTGATTTTTCTGGATCTAATGATATAAATGAAGCAAGCGCGGGCTCAGTAGAGGCAGAGATTGCTGTGAATTTTATACGGCGTGCTTTAACTCAAGTCCTGCAATCGACGGATGTTGATCATCAGTCGAAGAAGCTTATAGATGCATCTATGCGTATCATTGCGGACGACTTCCTTGCTATACCTCAACAGCGAGATCAGATTGCTCAACTTATTTCTGCCAAATATCATGTTCTCTGTGTGTGTGTATTCCTGTGGATCATCGTCTTGGCTAAAGCTTTCTTTGTCGGTTCGGGAGTCGAGAGCTCTTTCACTGGACCATTGCCAACTTAA
- the LOC101207042 gene encoding uncharacterized protein LOC101207042 codes for MIMMKRVLLLFAALLLLLMADAVIVEKKGARKLAQGFSERRTPKAGVFNDANESDLENTDVAPDDVVANNNVNDDNEDDDANLGYKNYGKGSDTETHRYFSSDKPYRP; via the coding sequence ATGATTATGATGAAGAGGGTGCTTCTTCTCTTTGCTGCCTTGTTGTTGCTCCTCATGGCAGACGCTGTTATTGTCGAGAAGAAGGGTGCACGTAAGCTAGCTCAAGGCTTCAGTGAGCGAAGAACCCCCAAAGCAGGAGTGTTCAACGATGCAAATGAGTCTGACCTTGAGAACACTGATGTTGCTCCTGACGACGTTGTAGCTAACAACAACGTTAACGATGACAATGAAGATGACGATGCCAATCTTGGTTATAAAAATTACGGAAAGGGCTCTGATACTGAAACTCACCGATACTTCTCAAGTGATAAGCCATATAGACCCTAG